One genomic region from Muriicola soli encodes:
- a CDS encoding TonB-dependent receptor domain-containing protein, giving the protein MRLFVFILLFLTSFVQYGQTISGRVQSQDKEFLAFAAVTLNRVQDSSLVKAVITNEDGTFLISNISKNEYLLNISNMGYKDYQQKILFDGTSLNLGTLVLEFSAENLDEVTVVAEKPMVQVMADKTVFNVQNTINATGTSAFELLRKAPGVIVDNNGGIIVEGKTGVQIFIDNKISLLQGEDLINYLESLQATDIEAIEIITQPSSKYDAAGNAGIINIKLVKDKSLGTNGTVTAGVTVGDFGRYNSSVNFNSRGKKGNFYGTYSNRFGKSTNFLNLLREQSGTSFGARTNSIYDQNSNNVKLGYDLYATKKSTFGAIFDGNFNNGYGINNSRTPIRSVGAMQNDSVLIANNRTSNLSYNINGNLNYRYADTLGVSLNVDLDYGKYNSDRNAFQPNVYFNGNETQVIRELITRQETPIDIDIVTFKTDYEQNLLNGVLALGFKLSYIKTNNIFNFFNIENGQDIFDTTQSNQFDYEERINAAYFNYNKKWDKWNLQMGLRMENTISDGNLESAQVNQDSRVKRNYTNFFPSGGLTYQASPKNQFAFTYSKRIQRPNYASLNPFEFKIDELSSRLGNPFLQPQYTDNLKLSHTYNYRLTTSISYSYISDFFAQVTVADGASRNFLTTLNVADQEIVNFGISYPKNIKDWWNVYFSLNAYISNYKANSPEFLPVKQETLSFYIQNTFSLPKGLRMEVSGWYSSPSVWGGTYQTASLGSLNLAFQKKFFQDRLTGRLSFNDILYTIPWRGTTQFGDLFIDGSGGSDSRQVAFSLTYDFGRKEIKKARSRKTGLEDEKGRIQD; this is encoded by the coding sequence ATGAGATTATTTGTATTTATTCTACTATTCCTCACTTCCTTTGTTCAGTATGGCCAAACCATTAGCGGCCGTGTTCAATCGCAGGACAAAGAATTCCTTGCATTCGCCGCAGTAACCTTAAATCGCGTACAGGATTCGAGCCTCGTAAAAGCTGTAATCACCAATGAAGATGGCACTTTTCTGATCAGCAACATTTCAAAAAATGAGTATCTGCTCAACATTTCTAATATGGGTTATAAAGACTATCAGCAGAAGATCCTGTTTGATGGTACTTCTTTGAATCTGGGGACCCTTGTCCTGGAATTTAGCGCAGAAAACCTTGATGAAGTTACGGTTGTAGCCGAAAAACCAATGGTTCAGGTTATGGCTGATAAAACAGTTTTTAACGTACAGAATACGATCAATGCCACGGGTACAAGTGCTTTTGAACTCTTGCGGAAAGCCCCCGGAGTTATTGTCGATAACAACGGTGGAATTATCGTAGAAGGAAAGACCGGAGTGCAAATCTTTATCGATAACAAGATTTCTCTTCTCCAGGGTGAAGATCTCATCAATTATCTGGAGAGTCTGCAAGCCACGGATATTGAAGCCATAGAAATCATTACTCAGCCTTCATCTAAATACGATGCTGCCGGGAACGCAGGCATCATCAATATTAAACTGGTTAAGGATAAAAGCCTGGGTACGAACGGAACCGTGACGGCAGGTGTAACAGTTGGCGATTTTGGCCGGTATAATTCCAGTGTGAATTTTAATTCGAGGGGTAAGAAGGGAAATTTTTACGGTACTTACAGTAATCGATTTGGAAAGAGCACCAACTTCCTCAATTTGTTAAGGGAACAATCGGGAACCAGTTTTGGGGCACGAACCAACAGCATTTACGATCAGAATAGCAATAATGTAAAGTTGGGTTACGACCTCTATGCCACTAAAAAGAGTACGTTTGGGGCCATATTTGACGGTAATTTCAACAATGGCTACGGGATCAATAATTCCAGGACACCTATAAGAAGTGTTGGGGCCATGCAAAATGACAGCGTTTTAATCGCCAATAACCGAACTTCAAATTTGTCTTATAATATTAACGGGAACCTCAATTACCGATACGCTGATACGCTGGGAGTAAGCCTGAATGTAGATCTCGACTATGGAAAATACAACAGTGACAGGAATGCCTTTCAACCCAATGTTTATTTTAATGGAAATGAAACACAGGTGATCAGGGAATTGATCACAAGACAGGAGACCCCAATAGACATAGACATTGTGACCTTTAAAACAGACTACGAGCAAAACTTGCTAAATGGGGTGCTGGCACTGGGCTTTAAATTATCCTACATCAAAACCAATAACATCTTTAACTTTTTTAATATCGAGAATGGGCAGGATATATTTGACACCACACAGAGCAATCAATTTGACTATGAAGAAAGGATCAACGCAGCTTATTTCAACTACAATAAAAAATGGGACAAATGGAATTTACAAATGGGCCTGAGAATGGAGAATACCATATCAGATGGGAATCTTGAAAGTGCGCAGGTAAATCAGGATTCACGGGTAAAAAGAAATTACACCAATTTCTTCCCCTCAGGCGGTTTAACCTATCAGGCCTCGCCTAAAAATCAATTTGCTTTTACCTACAGCAAGCGAATTCAACGTCCTAATTACGCTTCTTTAAACCCTTTTGAGTTTAAAATAGACGAATTGAGCAGCAGATTGGGTAATCCTTTTTTACAGCCACAGTACACCGATAACTTAAAACTATCCCATACGTATAATTACAGGTTAACCACCTCAATAAGCTATAGTTATATTTCTGACTTTTTTGCTCAGGTAACGGTTGCCGATGGGGCGAGCCGAAATTTCCTGACTACCTTAAATGTGGCCGATCAGGAGATCGTTAACTTTGGGATTTCATATCCTAAGAACATTAAGGACTGGTGGAATGTCTATTTTAGTCTCAATGCATACATCAGTAATTACAAGGCTAATAGCCCGGAATTTTTACCGGTAAAACAGGAAACACTTAGCTTTTACATACAGAATACTTTTTCCCTGCCAAAAGGACTGCGTATGGAGGTTTCCGGCTGGTACAGCTCCCCTTCCGTATGGGGAGGTACTTACCAAACTGCCTCTTTGGGCTCATTAAACCTTGCGTTTCAAAAGAAATTTTTTCAGGATAGGCTCACCGGAAGACTGTCTTTTAACGATATACTGTATACCATTCCGTGGCGAGGTACTACCCAATTTGGGGATCTCTTTATCGACGGAAGCGGTGGGAGTGACAGTCGGCAAGTCGCATTTAGCCTTACCTATGATTTTGGCAGAAAGGAAATCAAGAAGGCTCGCTCCAGGAAGACCGGCCTTGAAGATGAGAAGGGACGTATCCAGGATTAG
- a CDS encoding sensor histidine kinase, whose product MNNKIQSKEIVGVFLFYFLFAFLYHITLKYNGYGFTQEAFEQIVSPVSFFRTSGLHYLLFFIASIPVWYIIFVLLRNKALWKRILAHAIALPAFVISTQQIYYQISEYFEWGHLMGRGQVWDLYIPALFYFIQFGIFHAYQYYRENQRKLILEGELRQAALKSELAAIKAQLNPHFLYNVFNTINASLPAENETTREMIAQLSDLFRYQLQATQQELVPLRQELNFVKKYLDLEKARFKDRLKIDIKVEDALMDELIPPMLLQPLVENSVKHGLSSLIEGGTISIYIFKADGKLKFEISDTGIGIKDKNRVFDRGVGLTNTKLRLQKLYQSKIELLDNSPRGLKIKFSL is encoded by the coding sequence ATGAACAACAAGATCCAATCAAAAGAAATCGTTGGTGTTTTCCTATTTTACTTCCTTTTTGCCTTTTTGTATCATATCACCTTAAAGTACAATGGATATGGTTTTACTCAGGAGGCTTTTGAACAAATCGTAAGTCCGGTAAGTTTTTTCAGAACATCAGGCCTGCATTATCTTCTTTTTTTCATCGCCTCGATCCCTGTTTGGTACATTATTTTTGTTTTACTCAGAAATAAAGCACTTTGGAAGCGGATATTAGCACACGCAATTGCATTACCTGCTTTTGTAATCAGCACTCAGCAAATCTATTACCAAATTTCAGAATACTTTGAATGGGGGCATCTCATGGGAAGAGGGCAGGTTTGGGATCTCTATATTCCGGCTTTATTCTACTTTATTCAATTTGGCATTTTTCACGCTTATCAATATTACCGTGAGAATCAACGCAAATTGATATTGGAAGGCGAATTGAGACAGGCTGCATTAAAAAGTGAATTAGCCGCCATAAAGGCACAATTAAATCCACACTTCCTTTACAATGTTTTTAATACCATAAATGCATCCTTACCAGCTGAAAACGAGACCACAAGGGAAATGATTGCGCAATTATCCGATCTGTTCAGGTATCAATTACAAGCCACTCAGCAAGAGTTGGTGCCTTTGCGACAGGAATTAAACTTTGTGAAGAAGTATCTCGATTTGGAAAAAGCGAGATTCAAGGATCGACTCAAAATTGATATCAAAGTGGAAGACGCTTTGATGGATGAACTTATTCCCCCCATGCTGTTACAACCTTTGGTAGAAAATTCTGTTAAACACGGACTTTCGAGTCTAATAGAAGGGGGTACCATCAGTATTTACATCTTCAAGGCAGATGGAAAACTAAAATTTGAAATTTCCGATACCGGGATAGGCATAAAAGACAAAAATCGCGTTTTTGATCGTGGAGTAGGCCTAACCAATACAAAACTGAGATTACAAAAACTATATCAAAGTAAGATCGAACTCTTAGACAATTCGCCACGGGGTCTGAAAATTAAATTCTCCTTATGA
- a CDS encoding LytR/AlgR family response regulator transcription factor, which produces MKKVIIADDEESGRKLIKEYLEQFPELVLIAEVNNGVDAITEINRFKPDLVFLDVQMPGKTGFEVLAHLEEIPQIIFSTAYDQYALKAFEVHAVDYLLKPYTKERFDIAINRLDSGERKLDALAESVIMEKEDYPERVLVQHQKKLVTIAVSEIIRIEAYGDYSKLHTQDAMYVSNYGISGLEEKLNPQTFVRVHRSSIINLSMVKELHKYGKSYDVTMLNGDVVRVSRGYMETIKKLML; this is translated from the coding sequence ATGAAAAAAGTAATTATCGCGGATGATGAGGAGTCTGGACGCAAATTGATAAAGGAATATCTTGAGCAATTCCCCGAGTTGGTCCTTATCGCTGAGGTCAATAATGGGGTAGATGCTATTACAGAGATAAATCGATTTAAACCCGATCTGGTCTTTTTAGACGTGCAGATGCCCGGGAAGACCGGATTTGAAGTATTAGCACATCTGGAAGAAATCCCTCAAATCATATTTTCAACCGCCTATGACCAATACGCGCTCAAGGCTTTTGAAGTACATGCGGTAGATTATTTGCTAAAACCTTATACCAAGGAACGATTTGATATTGCCATAAACCGTCTGGATAGCGGAGAGCGCAAATTAGATGCTTTGGCGGAGAGTGTAATCATGGAAAAAGAAGACTACCCTGAACGTGTTTTGGTACAGCATCAAAAAAAACTGGTAACAATCGCCGTTTCAGAAATCATTAGGATAGAGGCTTATGGAGATTATTCTAAGCTACATACACAAGATGCGATGTATGTAAGTAATTACGGTATTTCCGGGCTGGAAGAAAAATTAAATCCGCAGACTTTTGTGAGAGTGCACCGTTCCTCAATCATAAACCTTAGTATGGTGAAAGAACTGCATAAATATGGAAAAAGCTATGACGTTACCATGCTTAATGGTGATGTTGTTAGAGTTAGCAGAGGATATATGGAGACCATTAAGAAATTGATGTTATAA
- the kdsA gene encoding 3-deoxy-8-phosphooctulonate synthase → MNFTKIPQLKNTDSKQFFLLSGPCAIEGEEMALRIAEHIVTVTDKLKIPYIFKGSFKKANRSRVDSFTGIGDEKALKILRKVSETFEVPTITDIHEISDAEMAAEYVDVLQIPAFLVRQSDLVIAAARTGKTVNLKKGQFMSPESMKHAVAKVTDSGNEQVIITDRGTMFGYQDMIVDFRGVPTMKQYAPVVLDVTHSLQQPNQTSGVTGGRPALIGTMARAGIAAGVDGLFMETHFDPSTAKSDGANMLPLDKLEGLLNQLTVLRATINQMNL, encoded by the coding sequence ATGAATTTTACAAAAATTCCCCAATTAAAAAATACAGATAGCAAGCAGTTCTTCCTGTTATCAGGTCCCTGTGCCATAGAAGGTGAGGAGATGGCACTTCGTATTGCAGAACACATCGTTACCGTTACTGACAAATTAAAGATCCCCTATATCTTCAAGGGTAGTTTTAAAAAAGCCAACCGGAGTAGGGTAGATTCATTTACAGGGATTGGAGATGAAAAAGCCTTAAAGATCCTGCGAAAAGTCTCTGAAACCTTTGAGGTACCAACCATTACTGATATCCACGAAATTTCCGATGCTGAAATGGCTGCAGAATATGTAGATGTACTGCAAATTCCCGCATTTTTGGTCCGTCAGTCAGATCTGGTTATTGCCGCCGCCCGGACAGGAAAGACCGTTAATCTGAAAAAAGGTCAGTTTATGAGTCCGGAAAGTATGAAACACGCTGTCGCGAAAGTTACGGATTCGGGAAATGAACAAGTGATTATTACAGACAGGGGAACCATGTTCGGTTACCAGGATATGATCGTTGATTTCAGAGGGGTTCCCACGATGAAGCAATACGCCCCGGTGGTTCTTGATGTTACACATTCCCTCCAGCAACCCAACCAGACTTCGGGAGTTACAGGAGGAAGACCGGCCCTAATCGGAACCATGGCCAGGGCTGGGATTGCTGCAGGGGTAGACGGACTGTTTATGGAAACTCATTTTGATCCATCTACAGCCAAGAGTGATGGGGCCAATATGCTGCCCCTGGATAAGTTAGAAGGACTCTTGAATCAATTGACTGTATTAAGGGCTACGATAAATCAGATGAATCTGTAG
- a CDS encoding DUF1801 domain-containing protein — protein MDPASAYILDQPEPYRSILLHLQSIIVHAIPEVTLKFKYKIPFYYLEGKPFCYLNQSKNYVDLGFWMSAHLTVHLEHMTTAGRKMMRSLRYISLKDIDEAILRDVLENAREVKDKKFYK, from the coding sequence TTGGACCCTGCTTCTGCCTACATTCTGGATCAGCCTGAACCTTACAGATCCATTCTACTGCACTTACAATCGATTATTGTCCATGCTATTCCTGAGGTAACCCTGAAATTTAAATACAAGATCCCGTTTTACTATCTGGAAGGAAAACCCTTTTGTTACCTCAACCAGTCCAAGAACTACGTAGATTTGGGATTTTGGATGTCAGCACATCTCACCGTGCATCTGGAGCATATGACAACAGCTGGCCGGAAAATGATGCGATCTCTGCGCTACATTTCTTTAAAGGACATCGATGAAGCTATTCTCAGGGATGTTCTTGAAAATGCTCGTGAAGTAAAAGATAAGAAATTCTACAAATAG
- a CDS encoding Sb-PDE family phosphodiesterase: MRKFVLAHLFILNCICITFSQEHQHIAGDALSYPDIPGFITLKTDLHQHTVFSDGEVWPSIRVMEALRENLDVISLTEHLEYQPHKADIPHPDRNRSYQLAREEAKDHNLLIIPGSEITRNAPIGHSNALFTTDANALLADDPLVPFSEAKKQNAFVFWNHPAWYRQSPTGNPILSDFQLDRIKDGQLHGIEVINEYDYAEESFAIALEHNLTIMGTSDIHGLIDWQYLEKGFHRPITLVFAKKRSLESIREALFAGNTMAVYNGLMVGKPQFVNPLIKACLKVNKVAYMPNTNILEVELENISSSDLLFENQMEYTFYSSSPVFEISAKEVFTLKIKTLEKVSSIALKLKALGAYIAPKTHPVVSWDIEVE; encoded by the coding sequence GTGAGAAAATTTGTTTTAGCCCATCTATTTATTCTGAATTGTATCTGTATAACCTTTAGCCAGGAACATCAGCATATTGCGGGAGATGCCCTGTCTTATCCCGATATACCGGGCTTTATTACATTAAAAACTGACCTTCACCAACACACTGTCTTTTCAGACGGGGAGGTCTGGCCTTCTATTCGAGTTATGGAGGCTTTGCGCGAAAACCTCGATGTCATCTCCCTTACAGAACACTTGGAATACCAACCTCATAAAGCTGATATCCCCCACCCGGATCGCAATCGTTCCTATCAATTGGCCCGTGAAGAAGCCAAGGATCATAACTTACTGATTATCCCGGGTTCAGAAATTACGCGTAATGCTCCAATTGGCCATAGTAACGCCCTTTTTACCACTGACGCCAATGCATTGTTGGCTGATGATCCCTTAGTACCATTTTCTGAAGCTAAAAAACAAAATGCCTTTGTGTTTTGGAATCACCCAGCCTGGTACAGACAGAGTCCTACGGGGAACCCCATTTTAAGCGACTTCCAATTAGATCGGATTAAAGATGGGCAATTACACGGGATAGAAGTCATTAACGAATATGACTATGCTGAAGAATCATTTGCAATTGCACTGGAACACAACCTAACCATAATGGGTACCAGCGATATTCACGGACTCATAGATTGGCAATATTTGGAAAAGGGTTTTCACAGGCCCATTACTCTGGTTTTTGCAAAAAAAAGAAGCCTGGAAAGTATACGTGAAGCTCTTTTTGCAGGTAACACCATGGCCGTCTATAATGGCTTAATGGTTGGTAAACCACAATTTGTTAATCCTTTGATAAAAGCTTGTTTAAAAGTAAATAAGGTGGCATATATGCCAAATACGAATATTCTGGAAGTTGAATTAGAAAATATTTCCAGTAGTGACTTGCTTTTTGAAAATCAAATGGAGTATACTTTTTATAGTAGTTCTCCTGTTTTTGAAATATCCGCAAAGGAGGTATTTACGTTGAAAATTAAAACCTTAGAAAAGGTATCATCTATTGCTTTAAAATTGAAAGCTCTGGGTGCCTATATCGCTCCAAAGACGCATCCTGTGGTGAGTTGGGACATAGAAGTTGAGTAA
- a CDS encoding NAD(P)-dependent oxidoreductase, producing MTHFGIIRERKNPPDMRVVLSPQACQKVLNSFPEAKITVEPSTVRVFKDEEYTAAGITVADSMENCDVLIGVKEVPIEALIPNKKYFFFSHTIKKQPYNRELLQAILSKKIELYDHEIITNAKGTRLVAFGRYAGIVGAYNGIRTYGLKSKKFNIAKAELLKDKDDLIRELGTIALPPIKILLTGKGRVGGGAKEILDGMNLREVGVEDYLQKTFDVPVYCQLDVLDYNKRKDGQLLPVQDFYDHPEVYESNFMRFAKVSNLYIAGHFYGDGAPYLYTREDVKDPNFKIEVVADVSCDIDGPVATTLRASTISDPIYGYDPVTEQEVPFMNTNAIAVMAVDNLPTELPRDASEGFGDTFVDHVIPAFFDGDKEGILDRARMTSNGKLTARYAYLQDYVEGKE from the coding sequence ATGACACATTTCGGAATCATCAGAGAGCGCAAAAATCCCCCAGATATGCGGGTAGTATTGTCTCCACAGGCCTGCCAAAAGGTCCTGAATTCCTTTCCTGAAGCAAAGATTACAGTTGAACCCTCAACTGTTCGTGTTTTTAAAGATGAAGAATACACAGCGGCCGGAATTACAGTGGCCGACTCCATGGAAAACTGTGATGTGCTGATTGGCGTAAAAGAGGTGCCTATAGAAGCATTAATTCCCAATAAAAAGTACTTCTTTTTCTCACATACTATTAAAAAACAACCTTATAATCGAGAATTACTTCAGGCAATCTTATCTAAGAAAATTGAATTATACGACCATGAAATTATCACTAATGCAAAAGGGACGCGCTTAGTAGCCTTTGGCCGCTACGCCGGTATTGTAGGAGCCTACAACGGGATACGGACATATGGGTTGAAATCAAAAAAGTTCAACATTGCAAAGGCTGAATTACTAAAAGACAAAGATGACCTGATCCGGGAATTAGGTACAATAGCCTTACCTCCGATCAAAATCCTGCTTACAGGTAAGGGAAGGGTTGGTGGTGGCGCCAAAGAAATCCTGGATGGCATGAATCTTCGGGAAGTAGGTGTGGAGGATTATTTGCAAAAGACATTTGATGTTCCGGTCTATTGCCAGCTCGATGTTTTGGATTACAATAAACGAAAAGACGGGCAACTACTCCCGGTACAAGATTTTTATGACCATCCGGAGGTATACGAATCCAACTTTATGCGCTTTGCCAAAGTGAGTAATTTGTACATAGCAGGTCATTTTTATGGTGATGGAGCTCCTTATCTTTATACAAGAGAAGATGTTAAGGACCCTAACTTTAAGATCGAGGTGGTGGCAGATGTGAGCTGCGATATTGACGGACCTGTGGCCACTACCTTGCGTGCCTCCACTATTTCCGATCCTATCTACGGGTATGATCCGGTTACGGAGCAGGAAGTTCCATTCATGAATACGAATGCCATAGCAGTGATGGCAGTTGACAATTTACCGACAGAACTACCCAGAGATGCGAGCGAAGGCTTTGGTGATACCTTTGTGGATCACGTGATCCCTGCATTTTTTGATGGAGACAAGGAGGGTATTTTAGACCGGGCTAGAATGACTTCTAATGGGAAATTGACAGCTCGATATGCTTATTTGCAAGACTATGTCGAGGGGAAGGAATAG